The following are encoded in a window of Thunnus albacares chromosome 9, fThuAlb1.1, whole genome shotgun sequence genomic DNA:
- the si:ch211-212d10.2 gene encoding Rieske domain-containing protein produces the protein MASGSGDEEGNTGGVSWRLIGPASELSKKRCRLMYSCLGYDSDVCLFYVKGEFFAMDARCSHSGGPLCEGDIEEADGVLQVFCPWHDYDFDLRTGRSGTSLQQQVYEVKLEDGNVYVKHASRLSLQPFPADQKS, from the exons ATGGCTTCTGGCTCTGGAGATGAAGAGGGAAACACGGGAGGCGTTTCATGGAGGCTCATAGGCCCGGCCTCGGAGCTTTCCAAGAAGCGCTGCCGTCTAATGTACTCCTGCCTCGGCTACGACTCTGATGTCTGCCTCTTCTACGTGAAGGGGGAGTTTTTCGCCATGGATGCCCGCTGTTCACACTCCG GTGGTCCTCTGTGTGAGGGTGACATTGAGGAGGCTGATGGAGTCCTGCAGGTCTTCTGCCCCTGGCATGACTATGACTTTGACCTGAGAACTGGGAGGTCAGGGACATCATTACAG CAACAAGTGTATGAAGTCAAGCTGGAGGACGGCAACGTGTACGTGAAGCATGCAAGTCGTCTCTCCTTACAGCCTTTCCCTGCAGATCAGAAGAGCTGA